GCCTACGGCATCGACAACGCGGCCGAGGCCTACTTCGGCAAGGACCCGAGCGAGCTCAACGCCTCCGAGTCGGCCGTGCTGGCCGGAATGGTGCAGCTACCCAGGGGAAACGACCCCCGGGTGGACGCCAAGCGGGCCGAGGACCGCTGGGAGTACGTGACCGGTCAGATGCGGGACAACGGCTGGATCAGCCAGCGGGAGTACGAGAGCCTGGAGATGCCCCAGACCAGGCCGATGTTCGCGTGGCAGAAGAAGACCACCACCGCACAGCATCACATCCAGAAGCGGCTCGTCGAGGAACTGGAGGAGCACGGCTACACCAAGGACGAGATGACCAGCCAGGGCCTTCAGGTGGTCACCACGCTGGACAAGCAGGCTCAGCAGGCGGCCCAGGAGGCGGTGCGGCAGGTGATGGCCGACGAGCCCGAGGAGATCAACCCCGCCCTCGCCTCGGTGGACCCCGAGACCGGCGCGGTGCGGGCCTACTACCCCGGCAACAAGGGCTACGACTGGGTCAAGCAGCGCCAGCCCGTGGGCTCCTCGTTCAAGCCGTTCGTCACCGCGACCGGTCTGAAGCAGGGCCACGGGATCGGGGAGACCTACGACGGTTCGGACAACCAGACCATCGCCGGCACCGAGTTCGGCAACGCGGCCGGTGTGCGGTGTGGCACCCCGAAACGCTGCGGGGTACGCGAGGCCACCGAGAAGTCGGTCAACACCACGTTCCTGAACATGGCCAACGAGTTCACCCCGCGGAGCGTGGCCGAGACCGCCTACGAGGCCGGTGTCCCGCGCGAGAAGGTCACCGACGACGGCGAGACCGTGCCGGTGCTCGCCGACTCGAAGACGGGCAACCCGGCCCTCGGCATCGCGCTGGGCATGTACCCGATGAGCACGCTGAGCCTGGCCAACGGCTACGGCGGGCTGGCCGACGGGGAGCGGGCCGAGCCGTTCCTGGTCGACAAGATCGTGGACAGCGACGGCGAGGTCAAGGAGGACTTCTCCGCCGAGACCGAGACGGCCTTCGACGAGAGCTCCACCCGCAGCGCCAACATCGCCGCCAACGTCACCGAGAGCATGCGGGACGTGGCCAAGGAGTACGGGCTGGACCTGGACGGCGGCCGGCCGGTGGCCTCCAAGAGCGGCACCCACCAGTTCAACAACACCTCCCACAACCAGACCGCCTCGTACGTGGGCTACACGCCGCAGATCTCCACTGCGGTCGTGCTCAACAAGGCCACCACGTCGAGACAACCGCTGACCGACAGCGCGGGCAGTGACATCTACGGCGCCGACCAGCCCGGGGAGATCTGGCAGAAGTTCATGAACGCCTACCTGGCGGGCAAGCCGGTCGAGCGGTTCCAGGAACCGGACCCGATCGGACAGTTCAGCGTGCCGCCGCCGCCCAGCTCGGAGGAGCCGAAGGAGGAGACGGAGGAGTCGAGCACTACGCCGTCCAGTGAACCGGAGTCCAGCGAACCGGAGTCCGGTTCCAGCTCCACACCGCCGTCGAGCGGGTGGTCGGAGACCTCGGAGCCGAACGAGGACTGCCAGGAGAACCCGTGGTTCTCGGACTGCGAGGGCAACGGCGACGGCTCGGGTGACGGCGACGGATCGGGTGATGGCAACGGCGACGGCAACGGTGACGACGACGAGGCCAACGCGCAGGACAACGAAGGGGCCAGGCGCCCCGACTCGGGGTAGTCACCTCCCAGCGTCCTCCCGAAGCTGAGCCGGTCACCCGAGCGGGAGACCGGAGGAGCTGAAGCCGGCGGGCGGTTCCGCCGAGCGGAGCTCCGCGACGGCCGGGACGGCTGAAATCCCGCCGGGAGCGCGGTCGGTTCGCGGAACCGGCCGCGCTCCGCGTCGTCGGAGCTCCGTAACATGCGGACCGTGTCCGAGCCGGATCAGCCCGAACGGGCGGGAAACGAGCGCGACTCCGCCGAGGAGAACCGTGAGGGGCACTCGCACGTCCAGGCCGGAGCCCCCGCCGGAACCGAGCCGGGGGAACCGGGGGACGCGCCGCCGGCGCGGGTGGACAACGCCTCGTTGGGGAGGGCGCGGCGCGTCGCTCCCACCTGGACGGAGCCGCTGGCGATCCGACTGAGCGTCCCGTTCGGAGGACCGCTGGGCAGGCACGCCCAGGTGGGCAGGCAGTGGTTCTGGACGCCGCTGCGGGTGATCCTGCTGCTGGCGGTGCTGCTGCTGGCCGCCGCCTGGCTGTTCAAGGCGCCCTGCGCGCAGACCTACGAGACCACCGACGGTCCTCGGCTGGACTGGCGCGACCACCGGCAGTACACCGCGCTGTGCTACACCGACCTGATCCCGCGCTACGGTGCCGGTGACCTGGCCCCCGACGGGGCCTTCCCCTACAAGACCTCCTGGGTGGACAACCCGGGCACCCGCTACGAGCAGGTCCGCT
The nucleotide sequence above comes from Actinopolyspora erythraea. Encoded proteins:
- a CDS encoding transglycosylase domain-containing protein, with the protein product MRQPAVGDSGAPRGSSGRPPAGPPAPPPGNAGPPPPGGNPDDVPTRKNPPPGPPQGPPPGQPPGSGQSSGGPAEAPTEHIASVGGANTTPNGPDERTREHRPSDGPAAGAAGAAGAAAAGGVTGAAAGAASSGPDPAGTSGSPREDTGRSEEPETTRSARSEPPERPSEFEATRAEPGAPLDNDPGLITHRASQGGYSYYSDADPYPDDDHDDFEDRFDDELDYPDDPDDDDMTALARKKRGRRRIWRGLRRTCYVAAALAIVVPGAVFAWCYLTFDITPPSKVAKNYSTSMVVKYSDGSLLNKFSSGQGEERVLIDDLSEVSEDMRHATMAAEDADFYSNPGFSVTGIGRAVYNQLSGGRGGGSTMTQQYIKLSTGRDDHSLERKFTEIVRAFKLTNQYDKTTIFKAYLNTAYYGRDAYGIDNAAEAYFGKDPSELNASESAVLAGMVQLPRGNDPRVDAKRAEDRWEYVTGQMRDNGWISQREYESLEMPQTRPMFAWQKKTTTAQHHIQKRLVEELEEHGYTKDEMTSQGLQVVTTLDKQAQQAAQEAVRQVMADEPEEINPALASVDPETGAVRAYYPGNKGYDWVKQRQPVGSSFKPFVTATGLKQGHGIGETYDGSDNQTIAGTEFGNAAGVRCGTPKRCGVREATEKSVNTTFLNMANEFTPRSVAETAYEAGVPREKVTDDGETVPVLADSKTGNPALGIALGMYPMSTLSLANGYGGLADGERAEPFLVDKIVDSDGEVKEDFSAETETAFDESSTRSANIAANVTESMRDVAKEYGLDLDGGRPVASKSGTHQFNNTSHNQTASYVGYTPQISTAVVLNKATTSRQPLTDSAGSDIYGADQPGEIWQKFMNAYLAGKPVERFQEPDPIGQFSVPPPPSSEEPKEETEESSTTPSSEPESSEPESGSSSTPPSSGWSETSEPNEDCQENPWFSDCEGNGDGSGDGDGSGDGNGDGNGDDDEANAQDNEGARRPDSG